The region AACATATTCTGTGTATCATACAGTATGAGTGTAAGTTCAGGACCTGATTAAAAATGGCTACATTTTTATGAACAGTTCTGCTTCAAACATGGTGTAGGTTAAATTACGGTTTTTACAGAGTGTAAGAAGAAACCAAGTGGGGTTGAAATGTGGCAACAGCCACGATGGTTCAGTTGAGGCAGGACCCCTCTAATCTGTGCTTACGTGCTTGAAGGAGACAGAAACTTCAGTTGCTGAAACTGCTTCTTTTATTACAAAATGTTAGCATGATGTTATCCTCAAACCCGACGGATGGCACCATATGCTAttaaaaacattacatttgTGACCACAATAACATGTTTAAAATCTTGTtctgtgattaaaaatgaaacattaaaatacacaaaacGCATGTAACGAACATTGAAAACCTTTCAAAGTCTCTACGTAAACTCCAGCATCAAGTGGCTTTTTTACTATAAAGTCTTAATACTATAACAATTATTAATACTTTCTGCTTTGTTGCTTCATGCACAGTGTATGATGACTGAGGTGTTTGCTATCCAATCAATGACAGTGAGAGATATTCCTTAATGTTACATGTTTTAATACACATTTCcaaaagtaaatatttgaatgtgttttaacCTCACATAGCTTTATTTGAGCAAACAATAATTCACACTAAATTAGAGTTAAGGTGCCAACTCTCCAAAAAGAGTTCTATTAACACATTTTTCCATGAACCCGTATATAAAATCAACACTGACAGTGTGAATCAGGGTGCTGATTTTGCTCTGAATGGTCCAATCATGGCTTGAATCACCTCTATCCTTTAggggcttttttttgtgtgtgtgaccttgGTTTCCTTCATTGAAGCAAGTAGTATCCAGAAAGTGGAAGACAAAAATCCACCTGTATTTGCTCCATATGTGTTGGTTTACCACTTGGAGTGAATCTGGTGGCCAGAGAATCCAGGGATGGATGAAAAAGTTCCTTTTGTGCCGAGACCAAGTAGAAGAGGCTGCTATGTCACACTGGactttgcatttgttttgttggtGGTGCTCTGTGATTGTGAAGCTGCTAAATTTGTTACATCTAAAGAAAGATTTGGAATCTCACAGATGAAATGCCGTTTACCTCGGCAAATGATGTCGTCCCATGAATAATACCAGTCATCCTTTTTGTATGCTCTTGTAGGGACAATGGCCACACAGTCCTGTCCCTCCCCCAGCCTGTCATACCAGGGTATCATATTGTTGGGGTTCCCCACTTTCCAGAACGAGGCTTTTGCTGTCAATGGCATTCCATCGACCCAGGTAAAGGTGCCTTCCATTTGCATATCATTCAAACCGACCCATACTCCATTAACGCCGTACTCCTCGTCAAGCTTATTGGTAATATTGGTCAACAGTATCTGATCTGCCGCATTTAAAACAATTGGCAGATTACCTCGGTATCGCCTTTTGCATACCTCCTGAGCATTTACAAATGTTCTAGTCTCAAGGAGCGCTAAGTAGCACCGTGAGTCGTGGTCGATCCAGCCAGGCGGGCACCATGAGCAATCTAAGGTGGTCCTGTTGCAGAATCTCCAAAGTCCTGTTGAATTGAAGCCTAATTGATAGCGCTCTTTTTCCATCA is a window of Takifugu flavidus isolate HTHZ2018 chromosome 14, ASM371156v2, whole genome shotgun sequence DNA encoding:
- the LOC130537812 gene encoding C-type lectin domain family 4 member E-like isoform X2; the encoded protein is MDLNKCITNTKRRKFHFRTKRKEFLMEEDTGGTGPSVSDENFESTGEDEVQAAVEGPPINTGPRFQISYEIIWTSSWIFGMIIILALILARWTRTWSIFSAKDQAVIMMEKERYQLGFNSTGLWRFCNRTTLDCSWCPPGWIDHDSRCYLALLETRTFVNAQEVCKRRYRGNLPIVLNAADQILLTNITNKLDEEYGVNGVWVGLNDMQMEGTFTWVDGMPLTAKASFWKVGNPNNMIPWYDRLGEGQDCVAIVPTRAYKKDDWYYSWDDIICRGKRHFICEIPNLSLDVTNLAASQSQSTTNKTNAKSSVT